The segment ACCAGAGTATGCAACAACTGATGCACAGGATTGAGAGCGGGTGAGAGCTGTATGTATTGCAAGCATTGCTCCTTGAGAAAATCCAACTAAAGAAAGTTGCGTATCTTTTAAATTAAGCTCCTTTAATTTTGTATCAATGAAATGATTTACAATTGATGTAGCATTTTTTACTCCATTATATAGCGCTTCCTCACTACGATCTTCCAAACTGAACCACTGATAACCATCACCTATTTCTCTCTCAAACGGAGCATTGGGTACTGCAAAATATGAACCCAGTAAAAACTTGCTCATAACTTTGGCAAGGTGAATAAAATTATCGCCACTTGAGCCCCAACCATGTAAAAAAATAATCAAATTTTTCTTATTTCCGCCTGCACAAATTTCTGGGCCTTTAAGTTCAATCATTTCTTTTCCTTTTACGTTTATATTTTTATTTAACACTAATTTTCAAATTTGTAAAAACCCATGTGCAATTATGTA is part of the Wolbachia endosymbiont (group A) of Anomoia purmunda genome and harbors:
- a CDS encoding alpha/beta hydrolase; translation: MIELKGPEICAGGNKKNLIIFLHGWGSSGDNFIHLAKVMSKFLLGSYFAVPNAPFEREIGDGYQWFSLEDRSEEALYNGVKNATSIVNHFIDTKLKELNLKDTQLSLVGFSQGAMLAIHTALTRSQSCASVVAYSGRFLSPSKTAPEIKSKPNICVIHGDADDVVPFSSLDLAVKALKENGINVEGHPIHGLGHIINEEGIKLGVEFIKKNFKN